A region of the Pseudarthrobacter oxydans genome:
CCTTGTCGTAGAAGGCCCGGAAGGAGATTTCGCTCATGGTGGCGAGCGGAATGATGGACTGCACGGCCGTGTAGTACACGGTTCCGGCGTCCAGGAGGGCCTGCGCCCCCGCCAGCAGTTCCTCCCCGGGGAGGTCGGCCGGCGGCGTCACGGACCAGTCCTTGATCACCCGTTCGTAGCGCGGATGCGAGTATTCGCGCCAGCCCGCAATGCCCATGTGCCCTTTGCCGCGGGCCAGCGCGCCCAGTGCCGTGAACAGCCTGCCCGTCAGGCGCCACATGCCGGAGGTGCGGTAGTAGTAATAGGCGTAGCCGTTGATGGTGGGCAGGTGAATGTCGCCCTCGCGGAGGACGTCCTTGCCGGTCGCTTCCGCCATGAGGGCCCGCAGCGAGCGCGATACCGAGCCGTCAATCAGGTCGGCAAAGAGCGGGGAGAGCGGGTCGGGGAGCTGTTCCACGATGCTCGCGCGGAAGTAGAGGCCCTTCGGATACGGCAGCGGCCAGGTCTCCGGGGTTTCCGCGGCGGGTTCGGGCAGGGCCGTGATGGGGCGGGACTGCAGCAGGTAGAACCGGCCGCCGGCCCGCGCCCACTCGATGTCCTGCGGCACCCCGAAATGTTCCGCGATCCGCTGTCCGTAGCGGGCCAGTTCGGCCGCCTCCTGGTCGTCCAGGACGGGCGCACGACGGCGGGCTGCCGCCACCGGTTCCTCCCGGGTTCCGTCCTCCACGGAGACGGTCATGATTTCTTTGTCCGCCGTCTGCCGCGACACCACCGCGCCCGTCCCGGCGTCCACCACGAGGTCGTCCGTGGTGACCGTCCCGCTGACCACGGCCTCGCCCAGCCCCCACGCGGCGCTGATCACCGCCTGGTCGCGCCGCCCGTTTGCGGGGTTGGCGGTGAACATCACCCCCGCGGCCTCGGCCTCCACCATCTGCTGGACCACGACGGCGAGGCGCACCTGGTCGGCCCGCACGCCTTCGCGGGCGCGGTAGGCCATGGCGCGCGCCGTCCAGAGGGAGGCCCAGCAGTTGATGACGGCCTCCGTCAGTGCCGCCGCGCCGCGGACGTTCAGGTAGCTTTCCTGCTGCCCGGCGAAACTGGCCGATTCGAGGTCCTCGGCGGTGGCGGAGGACCGCACCGACACTGCGGTGTCCCCGCCGCCCAGGCGCTCGTAGGCGGCGCCGAGCCTGGCCGCGATCCCGGCCGGCATGGTGCCGTTCCGGAACAGGCCGCGGATCCGCTCCGAGGCGGTTTCGTAGTCCTGCGGCGAAGCCTGCGGTGGCAGGGCGGCCAGGTCCTGGATGGCCGCGCCGAGGGTGTTCGCCGTGACGAACTCCGAGTACGCGGCGGTGGTCAGGACAAACCCCGGCGGGACCGGCAACCCGGCCTGGATGAGGCCGCCGAGCCCCACGGCCTTGCCGCCGGCCACGGCAACATCGCCGCGCCCCACGTCGCCCAGATCGCTGATGTACGTCATGGCTGCGCCTCCTTGCCGGGTGAGCCGTGGTCGTGCAACGGACATTCCTGGAGGTGCCCGGAGCCCCGGCCCGGTAAAGGCTCGACGCAGGACCCGCGGGCGTTTTGCCCCCATGCCTTCCTGATCCAGCGTGGGCCGAGCCGCCGGACATCGCTAGGGCCGAACGGCCTTGGCCCGCCGCTCCAAGGGCTCCTGACATTGGGTATTTCGGCATATTGACTGCCCGCAGCCGGAGGAATAGCGTCTGCGTTAACGGGGTCATTCACCCCGTTTCCACGGAACGAGGCGCCGGTCCGGGCCACCTCTGCACGGCGCTGGCGCCAGGTGAGGAGGATGCTGTGTCTTGGGAAATGTCTGGAACATACGCTGGAAACTGCACGTGCCAGCTGGTGTGTCCATGCCCCGTGGACGGCGTGCCCACCGGGCCCGGGGGCGAGTGCCGCAACCTGAATGTCTTCCATATCGCAACGGGGAGCCACGACGCCACGGACCTTTCCGGCGTCGACTTCGCCTTCGTGGCCTTGTTCCCCACGAATCTGACAGGGGGCGGCTGGAAGGTGGGTGCCGTCGTCGACCAGTCCGCATCCGACGACCAGGTGAGCGCCCTGGAAACCATCCTTCGCGGCCAGGCCGGGGGACCCTTCGGCGACTTTGCCGGCCTGTACGGCGAGTGGCTGGGACTGGAACGCGCCACAGTCACGTTCACGGACGGTGAGCGGCCCTCCGGTTCAGTCTCGGACAAGGCTCAGTTCACGTTCGAGCCGCTGCCCGGACCCGACGGCGGCGCGACCACAATGAAGAACGCGATGTACGGCTTTGCGCCTGAGTTCCGGATCGGAAAGGGGCCCGGGCACGTGGACCTTTTCGGTATCGACTTCGACGGCGTCTACGGCGAAACGTCCGACTTCACGTTCGCCAGTGAGATGGCGGAGGGTGCCCCCAAGGGCCGGGTCTGAACGGCCGGCCGGTGGAACGCAGGAAGCTGTTCAGGAGCGTAACCGGTCAGACGGTGGCGAAAGCCTCCCGTGTCGATCCGCGGGAGGCAGTCCTCGTGGCTGTCCTGCTGGTCCTCGCCGCTGCCAGCTGGATATTGGCGTCCACGCAGCTGACCGGGATGGACATGGGTATCTGGACGGCCCCGGGGCCGGTGGGCTTCTTCACCGTGACGTGGGTGGTGATGCTCGCAGCCATGATGTTCCCGTCCGTGGCACCGATGGTGGTGGCATACCACCGGATCCAGCGGCACCGACGGCAGGGCGGACAGTACGCTCCGGCAGGGTCCACTGCCGCCTTCGTGGCCGGGTACCTCGCATCATGGACGGCCTTTGGCCTGGTGGCGTATGGGCTCTATGCGTGGGCGGCCGCGGCGGTGCCAGGGGTTTTCGCTGCTGACCAGGGCGGGCGCTACATTGCGGCCGGAGTCATCATGATGGCGGCGGTTTATCAGTTCACCCCGGCAAAAAACGTCAGCCTGATGAAATGCCGGTCCCCGATGGACTTTATCCTGCACCGGATGCGGCCGGGCTACGCGGGTGCCGTCCGGATGGGCGTGGAGCACGGCGCCTGGTGTGTGGCCTGCTGCTGGGCGCTGATGACGGCGCTGTTCGCGCTTGGCGCGATGAGCGTCGGATGGATGGCCCTGATCGGGGCCTTCATCGCGGGGGAGAAGATGCTGCCGTGGAAGCGGCTGGCCAACTGGTCCGTTGCGGTGGCGCTGGCTGCCATTGCACTCGGTGTGGCACTTGCTCCCTCGGCGACAACCGGGATGGGAATGTAGAAGGGAAAAGCGATGCCGAAGTATCTGTTTGAAGCAACGTACATGGGCGAGGGAATCAAGGGGCTCATGAAGGAAGGGGGCACCAAGCGGCGTGAGGCCCTGGCCGAGGCCCTCAAGTCCATAGGCGGTTCGCTGGAGAGCTTCTACTACGCGTTTGGCTACTACGACGTCCTTGGCGTTTTCGAGGCGCCGGACGACGCCAGTGCCGCAGCACTGTCACTGATCGTCAATTCCACAGGGAGCGTCAACGTCCGCCTGAAGCCGCTCCTCACCGTGGAAGACATCGACGAGGCAGCCAAGAAGACCCCGTCGTACCGGGCCCCGGGACAGTAGGGGAGGCCGGCACTTTGGCCTGCGGCCGCCGTCGTCCATTTACGACGGCGGCGCCGGGCCTTGGCGCGGCCACTTGGGTTTGGGCTGTCCCCACCTGCCTGGCGGGCAGGCCCCTGGATCGGCCTGGCAGCAGGCCATTGAATATGCCTTTCACCGGACCAGCATGAGGCTCGTCCGGGCATTTCAAGGAGGAGATACGAAATGTCACGCACTGAAGTAGAGCAAATTGACGACCGCGGAATGGCGGCCTGGGACCAGCATGACACGGCGGCCTTCGCCGGCCTGCTGGCCGATGATTTCACCTTTTCGGATGTTATGGTCCCCGAGCCTTTCCGCACGCGGGATGAGGTCCAGACCTACATGGACTCATGGTTCACGGCGTTTCCGGACATGCGCATCAAGACCACCAGGAGGGTGGTCAGCGACGACGAGGTCGCGGGAGAAGTGGAGTTCACCGGCACAAACACCGGTCCGCTTCGCATGGGAGGCCAGGAGATTCCGGCCACGGGCAAATCGGTGGTTGGAACCGGCGCGTATTTCGCGTCGGTCAGGGACGGAAAAATCGTCTCGTTCCGGGCCCATCCGGACGTTGCATCATTGATGGGGCAGTTGGGGTTGATGCCCGGGATGTGACGCTGGATTATTGTCCGTTCGCCCGGCGTACTCCCCGTGGTCATGTTGGCGGCATAGGTTGAACGCACCACCGTTGTTCGTACCGCCTCATCGCTGCCAAGGAGTCCCGTGTCCACTAGACGCCCCCTCACCGCTGCCGTCATCGCTGCCGTCGTCGGTAGTCTCGCCGTTGGTACCGCCGGGACTCCGGCCGCCGCCGAGCCCTCAAAGGACCATGCGGAGGACCTGCGGGTGGCCACCTACAACCTGTCGCTGAACCGGGCAAGCGCCGGCGAACTCGAGGCCGACCTGAGCACTCCGGACGACCCGCAGGCACGCACCGTCGCCGAGGTCATCCAGCGTGCGAACCCGGATGTCATCCTGCTGAACGAGTTCGACTACGTGCCCAACATGCGGGCCGCCGATCTGTTCCGCGACAACTACCTGGCGGCAGGCCAGGGCGGGGCTGATCCCGTGGACTACCCCTACGCCTACGTGGCGCCGTCGAACACCGGGATCCCGAGCGGGTTCGACCTCAACAACAACGGCAGGGTCGGCGGCGGTGACGACGCCTTCGGCTTCGGCGCATTCGAGGGCCAGTACGGCATGGCCATCCTGTCGAAGTACCCCATCGACACGAAAAACGTGAGGACGTTCCAGAACTTCCTCTGGAAGGACATGCCGGGTGCGCTCCTGCCGGACAA
Encoded here:
- a CDS encoding PEP/pyruvate-binding domain-containing protein, producing the protein MTYISDLGDVGRGDVAVAGGKAVGLGGLIQAGLPVPPGFVLTTAAYSEFVTANTLGAAIQDLAALPPQASPQDYETASERIRGLFRNGTMPAGIAARLGAAYERLGGGDTAVSVRSSATAEDLESASFAGQQESYLNVRGAAALTEAVINCWASLWTARAMAYRAREGVRADQVRLAVVVQQMVEAEAAGVMFTANPANGRRDQAVISAAWGLGEAVVSGTVTTDDLVVDAGTGAVVSRQTADKEIMTVSVEDGTREEPVAAARRRAPVLDDQEAAELARYGQRIAEHFGVPQDIEWARAGGRFYLLQSRPITALPEPAAETPETWPLPYPKGLYFRASIVEQLPDPLSPLFADLIDGSVSRSLRALMAEATGKDVLREGDIHLPTINGYAYYYYRTSGMWRLTGRLFTALGALARGKGHMGIAGWREYSHPRYERVIKDWSVTPPADLPGEELLAGAQALLDAGTVYYTAVQSIIPLATMSEISFRAFYDKVLRRDGDPPAQTFLLGFDSEPIRAEKSLYDLAGWARSDPGLAAALLERPTAVLAECQRTGSAPEGVDDVLWQEWRFTFREHLDRFGHAVYNLDFATPVPADDPSAQLETVKFYLRGQGTDPHERQQLLTERREELTKQMEGRLGPRRRAVFRRLLGWAQETAPIREDALADVGLAWPLLRRMLLELGRRLVESGVIAAPDDVFWLRFQELRSAVEFGLAEPEARGGAAIAGAGRPVRAAAVEERRMLWRGQVKAAAPQMLPERRWMDKAFGSMMPAGSQHQPGDVIKGAGASSGRVTAPARVLRGPQDFALMQPGEVLVARITTPAWTPLFAMASGVVTDVGGPLSHSSIVAREYGIPAVLGTGVATQRLAGGPRVSVDGDAGTVTIEDHAGPGVPRS
- a CDS encoding DUF1326 domain-containing protein → MDGVPTGPGGECRNLNVFHIATGSHDATDLSGVDFAFVALFPTNLTGGGWKVGAVVDQSASDDQVSALETILRGQAGGPFGDFAGLYGEWLGLERATVTFTDGERPSGSVSDKAQFTFEPLPGPDGGATTMKNAMYGFAPEFRIGKGPGHVDLFGIDFDGVYGETSDFTFASEMAEGAPKGRV
- a CDS encoding DUF2182 domain-containing protein; this encodes MAKASRVDPREAVLVAVLLVLAAASWILASTQLTGMDMGIWTAPGPVGFFTVTWVVMLAAMMFPSVAPMVVAYHRIQRHRRQGGQYAPAGSTAAFVAGYLASWTAFGLVAYGLYAWAAAAVPGVFAADQGGRYIAAGVIMMAAVYQFTPAKNVSLMKCRSPMDFILHRMRPGYAGAVRMGVEHGAWCVACCWALMTALFALGAMSVGWMALIGAFIAGEKMLPWKRLANWSVAVALAAIALGVALAPSATTGMGM
- a CDS encoding GYD domain-containing protein; the protein is MPKYLFEATYMGEGIKGLMKEGGTKRREALAEALKSIGGSLESFYYAFGYYDVLGVFEAPDDASAAALSLIVNSTGSVNVRLKPLLTVEDIDEAAKKTPSYRAPGQ
- a CDS encoding ester cyclase; translated protein: MSRTEVEQIDDRGMAAWDQHDTAAFAGLLADDFTFSDVMVPEPFRTRDEVQTYMDSWFTAFPDMRIKTTRRVVSDDEVAGEVEFTGTNTGPLRMGGQEIPATGKSVVGTGAYFASVRDGKIVSFRAHPDVASLMGQLGLMPGM